The following are encoded together in the Oreochromis aureus strain Israel breed Guangdong linkage group 18, ZZ_aureus, whole genome shotgun sequence genome:
- the LOC116316287 gene encoding cytoplasmic dynein 1 intermediate chain 2-like isoform X3, which translates to MSDKSELKAELERKKQRIAQIREEKKRKEEEKKKKDGDSKRGGEATGGSSAGHEDSDLERKRREAEALLQSVGITPDVPHAQPLRVVTEDTCLFHYLVPAPMSPSNKSVGSDAGSQDSGDGNAGPRRGAVRLGMSKVTQVDFLPKEMVSYSKETQTPTEAMTHTDQKADEEEDEEITAPPPAEDNQEDNDEQGEQQQEDAPKELTEEEKLQLLHSDDFLSFFERGSRIVERALAEQVDVCFDYSGRDLEDKEGDLQAGAKLVLNRQFADERWTKNRVVTCLDWSPQYPELLVASYNNNEDAPHEPDGVALVWNMKYKKPTPEYIFHCQSEVMSAGFAKFHPNLVVGGTYSGQIVLWDNRSNKRTPVQRTPLSAAAHTHPVYCVNVVGTQNANNLISISTDGKMCSWSLDMLSQPQDSLELVFKQSKAVAVTSMAFPLGDVNNFVVGSEDGSVYTACRHGSKAGITEVFEGHHGPVTGLSCHSAGGPVDFSHLFISSSFDWTVKLWSTKSTRPLYSFEDSCDYVYDAMWSPTHPALFACVDLAGRLDLWNLNNDTEVPTASVYVDGAPALNRVRWSHTGKEIATGDSEGQVQVYDVGEQICVPKADEWTRFVRTLAEINENRDEAEELANA; encoded by the exons ATGTCTGACAAGAGTGAGCTCAAGGCTGAGCTGGAAAGGAAGAAACAACGGATCGCCCAGATTCgagaggagaagaaaagaaaagaggaagagaagaaaaagaaggat GGAGACTCTAAACGTGGAGGTGAGGCAACGGGTGGATCTTCAGCCGGCCATGAAGATTCAGAcctggagaggaagaggagggaggcTGAGGCTCTGCTGCAGAGCGTTGGCATAACCCCCGACGTACCCCACG CTCAGCCCCTGAGGGTAGTAACAGAAGATACATGTCTGTTTCACTACCTAGTCCCTGCCCCAATGTCTCCCTCCAACAAATCTGTCGGCAGCGATGCAGGAAGTCAAGATTCTGGCGATGGAAACGCAGGACCAAG ACGTGGAGCCGTGAGGCTAGGCATGTCCAAAGTGACCCAGGTGGACTTTCTGCCGAAGGAAATGGTGTCCTACTCCAAAGAAACGCAGACACCCACGGAGGCAATGACACACACCGATCAAAAAGCAG atgaggaagaggatgaggagATAACTGCTCCTCCACCAGCAGAGGACAACCAGGAGGACAACGATGAGCAGGGTGAACAGCAACAGGAAG ACGCCCCCAAGGAGCTGACCGAGGAAGAGAAGCTGCAGTTACTTCACTCGGATGATTTCTTATCATTTTTTGAGCGCGGCAGCAGAATTGTGGAGAGAGCTCTGGCTGAGCAGGTGGATGTCTGCTTCGACTATAGCGGCAGAGATCTAGAGGACAAGGAGGG TGACTTGCAGGCTGGGGCAAAGCTGGTTCTGAATAGACAGTTTGCAGATGAGCGCTGGACTAAAAACAGAGTGGTCACCTGTCTCGACTGGTCTCCTCAG TATCCAGAGCTGCTGGTGGCCTCATATAACAACAATGAGGACGCTCCACATGAGCCTGATGGTGTGGCACTGGTCTGGAACATGAAGTATAAGAAGCCCACCCCTGAATACATCTTCCACTGCCAG TCTGAAGTGATGTCAGCCGGCTTTGCAAAGTTTCACCCCAACCTTGTGGTGGGTGGGACATACTCGGGACAGATAGTATTATGGGACAACAGGAGCAATAAGCGCACCCCTGTGCAGAGGACTCCCCTGTCTGCAGCTGCACACACA CACCCAGTCTACTGTGTGAATGTGGTGGGAACCCAGAATGCCAACAATCTGATCAGCATTTCCACTGATGGCAAGATGTGCTCCTGGAGCCTGGACATGCTCTCCCAGCCACAG GACAGTCTGGAGCTGGTGTTCAAACAGAGCAAAGCGGTGGCTGTCACCTCCATGGCGTTTCCTCTGGGTGACGTTAACAACTTTGTGGTAGGGAGCGAAGACGGCTCCGTCTACACCGCCTGTCGCCATGGCAG taAGGCAGGCATCACTGAAGTGTTTGAAGGCCACCATGGTCCGGTTACTGGACTGAGCTGCCACAGTGCTGGAGGACCTGTTGATTTCTCTCACCTCTTCATCTCGTCCTCGTTTGACTGGACCGTCAAACTCTGGAGCACTAAG AGTACCCGTCCATTATACTCTTTTGAGGACAGCTGTGACTACGTCTACGATGCGATGTGGTCTCCAACACACCCTGCCCTGTTTGCTTGTGTGGACCTAGCTGGACGTCTGGACTTGTGGAACCTCAACAATGATACCGAA GTTCCAACTGCTAGTGTGTATGTGGATGGGGCTCCGGCACTGAACCGTGTCAGATGGTCTCACACTGGAAAGGAGATTGCCACTGGGGACTCAGAGGGACAGGTTCAGGTCTACGATGTAGGCGAG CAAATCTGTGTTCCCAAAGCAGATGAGTGGACCCGCTTCGTCAGGACGCTGGCTGAGATCAATGAAAACAGAGATGAAGCTGAGGAACTGGCCAATGCATGA
- the LOC116316287 gene encoding dynein, cytoplasmic 1, intermediate chain 2a-like isoform X1, with amino-acid sequence MSDKSELKAELERKKQRIAQIREEKKRKEEEKKKKDGDSKRGGEATGGSSAGHEDSDLERKRREAEALLQSVGITPDVPHAQPLRVVTEDTCLFHYLVPAPMSPSNKSVGSDAGSQDSGDGNAGPRTLHWDPDPSTLQLHSDSELMGRGAVRLGMSKVTQVDFLPKEMVSYSKETQTPTEAMTHTDQKADEEEDEEITAPPPAEDNQEDNDEQGEQQQEDAPKELTEEEKLQLLHSDDFLSFFERGSRIVERALAEQVDVCFDYSGRDLEDKEGDLQAGAKLVLNRQFADERWTKNRVVTCLDWSPQYPELLVASYNNNEDAPHEPDGVALVWNMKYKKPTPEYIFHCQSEVMSAGFAKFHPNLVVGGTYSGQIVLWDNRSNKRTPVQRTPLSAAAHTHPVYCVNVVGTQNANNLISISTDGKMCSWSLDMLSQPQDSLELVFKQSKAVAVTSMAFPLGDVNNFVVGSEDGSVYTACRHGSKAGITEVFEGHHGPVTGLSCHSAGGPVDFSHLFISSSFDWTVKLWSTKSTRPLYSFEDSCDYVYDAMWSPTHPALFACVDLAGRLDLWNLNNDTEVPTASVYVDGAPALNRVRWSHTGKEIATGDSEGQVQVYDVGEQICVPKADEWTRFVRTLAEINENRDEAEELANA; translated from the exons ATGTCTGACAAGAGTGAGCTCAAGGCTGAGCTGGAAAGGAAGAAACAACGGATCGCCCAGATTCgagaggagaagaaaagaaaagaggaagagaagaaaaagaaggat GGAGACTCTAAACGTGGAGGTGAGGCAACGGGTGGATCTTCAGCCGGCCATGAAGATTCAGAcctggagaggaagaggagggaggcTGAGGCTCTGCTGCAGAGCGTTGGCATAACCCCCGACGTACCCCACG CTCAGCCCCTGAGGGTAGTAACAGAAGATACATGTCTGTTTCACTACCTAGTCCCTGCCCCAATGTCTCCCTCCAACAAATCTGTCGGCAGCGATGCAGGAAGTCAAGATTCTGGCGATGGAAACGCAGGACCAAG GACATTGCATTGGGATCCTGACCCCTCTACTCTGCAACTCCACTCCGACTCTGAGCTGATGGG ACGTGGAGCCGTGAGGCTAGGCATGTCCAAAGTGACCCAGGTGGACTTTCTGCCGAAGGAAATGGTGTCCTACTCCAAAGAAACGCAGACACCCACGGAGGCAATGACACACACCGATCAAAAAGCAG atgaggaagaggatgaggagATAACTGCTCCTCCACCAGCAGAGGACAACCAGGAGGACAACGATGAGCAGGGTGAACAGCAACAGGAAG ACGCCCCCAAGGAGCTGACCGAGGAAGAGAAGCTGCAGTTACTTCACTCGGATGATTTCTTATCATTTTTTGAGCGCGGCAGCAGAATTGTGGAGAGAGCTCTGGCTGAGCAGGTGGATGTCTGCTTCGACTATAGCGGCAGAGATCTAGAGGACAAGGAGGG TGACTTGCAGGCTGGGGCAAAGCTGGTTCTGAATAGACAGTTTGCAGATGAGCGCTGGACTAAAAACAGAGTGGTCACCTGTCTCGACTGGTCTCCTCAG TATCCAGAGCTGCTGGTGGCCTCATATAACAACAATGAGGACGCTCCACATGAGCCTGATGGTGTGGCACTGGTCTGGAACATGAAGTATAAGAAGCCCACCCCTGAATACATCTTCCACTGCCAG TCTGAAGTGATGTCAGCCGGCTTTGCAAAGTTTCACCCCAACCTTGTGGTGGGTGGGACATACTCGGGACAGATAGTATTATGGGACAACAGGAGCAATAAGCGCACCCCTGTGCAGAGGACTCCCCTGTCTGCAGCTGCACACACA CACCCAGTCTACTGTGTGAATGTGGTGGGAACCCAGAATGCCAACAATCTGATCAGCATTTCCACTGATGGCAAGATGTGCTCCTGGAGCCTGGACATGCTCTCCCAGCCACAG GACAGTCTGGAGCTGGTGTTCAAACAGAGCAAAGCGGTGGCTGTCACCTCCATGGCGTTTCCTCTGGGTGACGTTAACAACTTTGTGGTAGGGAGCGAAGACGGCTCCGTCTACACCGCCTGTCGCCATGGCAG taAGGCAGGCATCACTGAAGTGTTTGAAGGCCACCATGGTCCGGTTACTGGACTGAGCTGCCACAGTGCTGGAGGACCTGTTGATTTCTCTCACCTCTTCATCTCGTCCTCGTTTGACTGGACCGTCAAACTCTGGAGCACTAAG AGTACCCGTCCATTATACTCTTTTGAGGACAGCTGTGACTACGTCTACGATGCGATGTGGTCTCCAACACACCCTGCCCTGTTTGCTTGTGTGGACCTAGCTGGACGTCTGGACTTGTGGAACCTCAACAATGATACCGAA GTTCCAACTGCTAGTGTGTATGTGGATGGGGCTCCGGCACTGAACCGTGTCAGATGGTCTCACACTGGAAAGGAGATTGCCACTGGGGACTCAGAGGGACAGGTTCAGGTCTACGATGTAGGCGAG CAAATCTGTGTTCCCAAAGCAGATGAGTGGACCCGCTTCGTCAGGACGCTGGCTGAGATCAATGAAAACAGAGATGAAGCTGAGGAACTGGCCAATGCATGA
- the LOC116316287 gene encoding cytoplasmic dynein 1 intermediate chain 2-like isoform X4, producing MSDKSELKAELERKKQRIAQIREEKKRKEEEKKKKDGDSKRGGEATGGSSAGHEDSDLERKRREAEALLQSVGITPDVPHVPAPMSPSNKSVGSDAGSQDSGDGNAGPRRGAVRLGMSKVTQVDFLPKEMVSYSKETQTPTEAMTHTDQKADEEEDEEITAPPPAEDNQEDNDEQGEQQQEDAPKELTEEEKLQLLHSDDFLSFFERGSRIVERALAEQVDVCFDYSGRDLEDKEGDLQAGAKLVLNRQFADERWTKNRVVTCLDWSPQYPELLVASYNNNEDAPHEPDGVALVWNMKYKKPTPEYIFHCQSEVMSAGFAKFHPNLVVGGTYSGQIVLWDNRSNKRTPVQRTPLSAAAHTHPVYCVNVVGTQNANNLISISTDGKMCSWSLDMLSQPQDSLELVFKQSKAVAVTSMAFPLGDVNNFVVGSEDGSVYTACRHGSKAGITEVFEGHHGPVTGLSCHSAGGPVDFSHLFISSSFDWTVKLWSTKSTRPLYSFEDSCDYVYDAMWSPTHPALFACVDLAGRLDLWNLNNDTEVPTASVYVDGAPALNRVRWSHTGKEIATGDSEGQVQVYDVGEQICVPKADEWTRFVRTLAEINENRDEAEELANA from the exons ATGTCTGACAAGAGTGAGCTCAAGGCTGAGCTGGAAAGGAAGAAACAACGGATCGCCCAGATTCgagaggagaagaaaagaaaagaggaagagaagaaaaagaaggat GGAGACTCTAAACGTGGAGGTGAGGCAACGGGTGGATCTTCAGCCGGCCATGAAGATTCAGAcctggagaggaagaggagggaggcTGAGGCTCTGCTGCAGAGCGTTGGCATAACCCCCGACGTACCCCACG TCCCTGCCCCAATGTCTCCCTCCAACAAATCTGTCGGCAGCGATGCAGGAAGTCAAGATTCTGGCGATGGAAACGCAGGACCAAG ACGTGGAGCCGTGAGGCTAGGCATGTCCAAAGTGACCCAGGTGGACTTTCTGCCGAAGGAAATGGTGTCCTACTCCAAAGAAACGCAGACACCCACGGAGGCAATGACACACACCGATCAAAAAGCAG atgaggaagaggatgaggagATAACTGCTCCTCCACCAGCAGAGGACAACCAGGAGGACAACGATGAGCAGGGTGAACAGCAACAGGAAG ACGCCCCCAAGGAGCTGACCGAGGAAGAGAAGCTGCAGTTACTTCACTCGGATGATTTCTTATCATTTTTTGAGCGCGGCAGCAGAATTGTGGAGAGAGCTCTGGCTGAGCAGGTGGATGTCTGCTTCGACTATAGCGGCAGAGATCTAGAGGACAAGGAGGG TGACTTGCAGGCTGGGGCAAAGCTGGTTCTGAATAGACAGTTTGCAGATGAGCGCTGGACTAAAAACAGAGTGGTCACCTGTCTCGACTGGTCTCCTCAG TATCCAGAGCTGCTGGTGGCCTCATATAACAACAATGAGGACGCTCCACATGAGCCTGATGGTGTGGCACTGGTCTGGAACATGAAGTATAAGAAGCCCACCCCTGAATACATCTTCCACTGCCAG TCTGAAGTGATGTCAGCCGGCTTTGCAAAGTTTCACCCCAACCTTGTGGTGGGTGGGACATACTCGGGACAGATAGTATTATGGGACAACAGGAGCAATAAGCGCACCCCTGTGCAGAGGACTCCCCTGTCTGCAGCTGCACACACA CACCCAGTCTACTGTGTGAATGTGGTGGGAACCCAGAATGCCAACAATCTGATCAGCATTTCCACTGATGGCAAGATGTGCTCCTGGAGCCTGGACATGCTCTCCCAGCCACAG GACAGTCTGGAGCTGGTGTTCAAACAGAGCAAAGCGGTGGCTGTCACCTCCATGGCGTTTCCTCTGGGTGACGTTAACAACTTTGTGGTAGGGAGCGAAGACGGCTCCGTCTACACCGCCTGTCGCCATGGCAG taAGGCAGGCATCACTGAAGTGTTTGAAGGCCACCATGGTCCGGTTACTGGACTGAGCTGCCACAGTGCTGGAGGACCTGTTGATTTCTCTCACCTCTTCATCTCGTCCTCGTTTGACTGGACCGTCAAACTCTGGAGCACTAAG AGTACCCGTCCATTATACTCTTTTGAGGACAGCTGTGACTACGTCTACGATGCGATGTGGTCTCCAACACACCCTGCCCTGTTTGCTTGTGTGGACCTAGCTGGACGTCTGGACTTGTGGAACCTCAACAATGATACCGAA GTTCCAACTGCTAGTGTGTATGTGGATGGGGCTCCGGCACTGAACCGTGTCAGATGGTCTCACACTGGAAAGGAGATTGCCACTGGGGACTCAGAGGGACAGGTTCAGGTCTACGATGTAGGCGAG CAAATCTGTGTTCCCAAAGCAGATGAGTGGACCCGCTTCGTCAGGACGCTGGCTGAGATCAATGAAAACAGAGATGAAGCTGAGGAACTGGCCAATGCATGA
- the LOC116316287 gene encoding dynein, cytoplasmic 1, intermediate chain 2a-like isoform X2: protein MSDKSELKAELERKKQRIAQIREEKKRKEEEKKKKDGDSKRGGEATGGSSAGHEDSDLERKRREAEALLQSVGITPDVPHVPAPMSPSNKSVGSDAGSQDSGDGNAGPRTLHWDPDPSTLQLHSDSELMGRGAVRLGMSKVTQVDFLPKEMVSYSKETQTPTEAMTHTDQKADEEEDEEITAPPPAEDNQEDNDEQGEQQQEDAPKELTEEEKLQLLHSDDFLSFFERGSRIVERALAEQVDVCFDYSGRDLEDKEGDLQAGAKLVLNRQFADERWTKNRVVTCLDWSPQYPELLVASYNNNEDAPHEPDGVALVWNMKYKKPTPEYIFHCQSEVMSAGFAKFHPNLVVGGTYSGQIVLWDNRSNKRTPVQRTPLSAAAHTHPVYCVNVVGTQNANNLISISTDGKMCSWSLDMLSQPQDSLELVFKQSKAVAVTSMAFPLGDVNNFVVGSEDGSVYTACRHGSKAGITEVFEGHHGPVTGLSCHSAGGPVDFSHLFISSSFDWTVKLWSTKSTRPLYSFEDSCDYVYDAMWSPTHPALFACVDLAGRLDLWNLNNDTEVPTASVYVDGAPALNRVRWSHTGKEIATGDSEGQVQVYDVGEQICVPKADEWTRFVRTLAEINENRDEAEELANA from the exons ATGTCTGACAAGAGTGAGCTCAAGGCTGAGCTGGAAAGGAAGAAACAACGGATCGCCCAGATTCgagaggagaagaaaagaaaagaggaagagaagaaaaagaaggat GGAGACTCTAAACGTGGAGGTGAGGCAACGGGTGGATCTTCAGCCGGCCATGAAGATTCAGAcctggagaggaagaggagggaggcTGAGGCTCTGCTGCAGAGCGTTGGCATAACCCCCGACGTACCCCACG TCCCTGCCCCAATGTCTCCCTCCAACAAATCTGTCGGCAGCGATGCAGGAAGTCAAGATTCTGGCGATGGAAACGCAGGACCAAG GACATTGCATTGGGATCCTGACCCCTCTACTCTGCAACTCCACTCCGACTCTGAGCTGATGGG ACGTGGAGCCGTGAGGCTAGGCATGTCCAAAGTGACCCAGGTGGACTTTCTGCCGAAGGAAATGGTGTCCTACTCCAAAGAAACGCAGACACCCACGGAGGCAATGACACACACCGATCAAAAAGCAG atgaggaagaggatgaggagATAACTGCTCCTCCACCAGCAGAGGACAACCAGGAGGACAACGATGAGCAGGGTGAACAGCAACAGGAAG ACGCCCCCAAGGAGCTGACCGAGGAAGAGAAGCTGCAGTTACTTCACTCGGATGATTTCTTATCATTTTTTGAGCGCGGCAGCAGAATTGTGGAGAGAGCTCTGGCTGAGCAGGTGGATGTCTGCTTCGACTATAGCGGCAGAGATCTAGAGGACAAGGAGGG TGACTTGCAGGCTGGGGCAAAGCTGGTTCTGAATAGACAGTTTGCAGATGAGCGCTGGACTAAAAACAGAGTGGTCACCTGTCTCGACTGGTCTCCTCAG TATCCAGAGCTGCTGGTGGCCTCATATAACAACAATGAGGACGCTCCACATGAGCCTGATGGTGTGGCACTGGTCTGGAACATGAAGTATAAGAAGCCCACCCCTGAATACATCTTCCACTGCCAG TCTGAAGTGATGTCAGCCGGCTTTGCAAAGTTTCACCCCAACCTTGTGGTGGGTGGGACATACTCGGGACAGATAGTATTATGGGACAACAGGAGCAATAAGCGCACCCCTGTGCAGAGGACTCCCCTGTCTGCAGCTGCACACACA CACCCAGTCTACTGTGTGAATGTGGTGGGAACCCAGAATGCCAACAATCTGATCAGCATTTCCACTGATGGCAAGATGTGCTCCTGGAGCCTGGACATGCTCTCCCAGCCACAG GACAGTCTGGAGCTGGTGTTCAAACAGAGCAAAGCGGTGGCTGTCACCTCCATGGCGTTTCCTCTGGGTGACGTTAACAACTTTGTGGTAGGGAGCGAAGACGGCTCCGTCTACACCGCCTGTCGCCATGGCAG taAGGCAGGCATCACTGAAGTGTTTGAAGGCCACCATGGTCCGGTTACTGGACTGAGCTGCCACAGTGCTGGAGGACCTGTTGATTTCTCTCACCTCTTCATCTCGTCCTCGTTTGACTGGACCGTCAAACTCTGGAGCACTAAG AGTACCCGTCCATTATACTCTTTTGAGGACAGCTGTGACTACGTCTACGATGCGATGTGGTCTCCAACACACCCTGCCCTGTTTGCTTGTGTGGACCTAGCTGGACGTCTGGACTTGTGGAACCTCAACAATGATACCGAA GTTCCAACTGCTAGTGTGTATGTGGATGGGGCTCCGGCACTGAACCGTGTCAGATGGTCTCACACTGGAAAGGAGATTGCCACTGGGGACTCAGAGGGACAGGTTCAGGTCTACGATGTAGGCGAG CAAATCTGTGTTCCCAAAGCAGATGAGTGGACCCGCTTCGTCAGGACGCTGGCTGAGATCAATGAAAACAGAGATGAAGCTGAGGAACTGGCCAATGCATGA
- the pcyt1aa gene encoding choline-phosphate cytidylyltransferase A produces MEAQSSSTLLLSRKRRRDGSNGEAEEGERFGKIPRCTVGLRHPAPFADELEPADSKAYKRVSMEEAKRGTPPERPVRVYADGIFDLFHSGHARALMQAKCLFPNTHLIVGVCSDDLTHKYKGFTVMNEDERYDAIRHCRYVDEVVRNAPWTLTPEFLAKHRIDFVAHDDIPYSSAGSDDVYKHIKEAGMFAPTQRTEGISTSDVITRIVRDYDVYVRRNLQRGYTAKELNVSFINEKKYHLQERVDKVKKKVRDVEEKSKEFVQKVEEKSIDLIQKWEEKSREFIGNFLQMFGPEGALKHMLKEGRGRMLQAISPRQSPSSSPTREERSPSPTFRLPFFSKTSPPPSPPHHSGARGYLISEDDDDEDDEN; encoded by the exons aTGGAGGCCCAAAGCTCCAGCACACTGCTGCTGtcaagaaagagaagaagagatggCTCCAATGGAGAGGCCGAGGAGGGTGAACGGTTTGGGAAAATCCCCAGGTGTACTGTG GGGCTCAGGCACCCTGCACCCTTTGCAGATGAGCTAGAGCCAGCTGATAGTAAAGCTTACAAAAGAGTCAGCATGGAAGAGGCCAAAAGGGGAACACCAC CTGAAAGACCTGTGAGGGTCTATGCAGATGGCATCTTTGATCTTTTCCACTCAGGTCACGCCAGAGCCCTCATGCAGGCTAAATGCCTCTTCCCAAATACACATCTCATTGTTGGAG TGTGCAGCGATGACCTGACTCACAAGTACAAGGGCTTCACAGTGATGAATGAGGATGAGCGATATGATGCGATCAGACATTGCCGCTATGTGGATGAAGTGGTGCGAAACGCCCCCTGGACGTTAACGCCGGAGTTTCTTGCAAAACATCGT ATTGACTTCGTGGCCCACGATGACATCCCATACTCCTCAGCGGGCAGTGATGATGTTTACAAGCACATTAAAGAAGCTG GTATGTTTGCACCCACCCAGCGGACAGAGGGCATCTCCACCTCTGACGTCATCACTCGCATAGTCCGTGACTATGACGTGTATGTCAGGCGCAACCTTCAGAGAGGGTACACAGCCAAGGAGCTCAACGTCAGCTTCATCAAT GAGAAGAAGTACCATCTCCAGGAGCGCGTGGACAAGGTGAAGAAGAAGGTGCGTGACGTAGAGGAGAAGAGCAAGGAGTTTGTCCAGAAGGTGGAGGAGAAGAGCATCGATCTCATTCAGAAATGGGAAGAGAAGTCCAGGGAGTTTATTGGAAActtcctgcagatgtttggCCCTGAGGGAGCCTTG AAACACATGCTGAAAGAAGGACGTGGCCGCATGCTGCAGGCCATCAGCCCCAGACAAAGCCCCAGCAGCAGCCCCACCCGGGAGGAGCGCTCTCCCTCTCCCACCTTCCGTCTCCCCTTCTTCTCCAAGACCTCCCCGCCCCCCTCGCCTCCCCATCACAGTGGGGCCCGCGGATACCTCATCAGCGAGGACGACGACGACGAAGACGACGAGAACTAG